The genome window GCGTAGGGTCCATATCCGTTCGAAATAAcactttggtgtttagaattTTCAAAGTCTACCCCATTTATCAGTTCCGTCACAGTATCACCTGCACCCTCTTCCATTCTCGTTTCCATACTGAGCTGTTGTACCGCGCATGCACCTCAAATTTACAAACGcaaattttttgttggttGATCACCGCTCGCGTGATACCGCATAGCGACCTTGTATTTAAACAGATGTGGTTTTCGGTCATTTCGACTAAATATTAAGTAAAGTCTAAAAAAAGCAATTTCGGAACCGATAAAACATATAACCTTGATGACTAGCTTTGTAAGCGGACCGACAACCTGGTAATTCAGGGACTGCAAAATTCCTTCCGCTAAACTATAAAATAACGTTGTCAGGCCAAGAAAATCCTATTAagatattttcttattttaacctcattttaattttgaagtcATCTGTCAGTAGTGTCAGTCAAAATCACAAATTTGAGTTTAGGAACTTTTCGAAATTTGGTGACATTTGAGTTATTTGACATACTTTTTACGATTGGCATCCGTGTACTAAAGATGCTTGGTTGATGAAAATGGCAGGTGTTGTTAGTAACGATGTTTGGAAAAATTGGGATAAAACGggaaaaaatgaattgtaagtgttgaaataaataacataaaatCGATTGAACGATTgcattatgaaattttcgtAAAACATTGtgctttttgttttgaaaagtaTGAACAACGGTAAATACATTGAGCACACTGCATTGTTGATTTTACACTAATAACTAATGTgtctaataaaaatgatgtACAATACGCCAATTTCTTCTTGTTTCAGCGTGAAGTTGTGTATCCAGTTGTTAAAAGATGAAACTAAGTCaccagtttttgacaaatctggGAAAGTTTCAAGTATCATAACCAACATAAATGCATTGATCGATAAGGGACTTAAGGGACAATTGAAAGTGGAAGCTGTTGTATCCACTCTTCAAGAGCTTGTGGTAAGTTGTAATACTAGCAAATGAACATGATTAACCTCCAGAATGTGAATATTTGTAGACATTACATCCTGACATACCTTCAATAATATTAGATGTATTAAGCATAACTGATGCATCATGTATACCAGATAATAGTAATGAAGACTCAAAAGAAAGAAGTaatctgtgttatattatcaAAGAATGTGAAAAGGTTTATAAAAAtcttgttaaaaattgttggttATTAAGTAGTAAATTTGTAGCTCCTTTCTGATCAACTGTTGAAAGAACGCTTGGAAATTGACAGTTTACAAGAAGTAGGGATTCTCAAAAATAAGACGTTTTATTCAAAGTTTATTAAAGTTAAAACAAAACTATAGTAAGTACCTCAGCTAGTACATTTgcacaattgtcaaaaaaattaattgtgaagagtaaaattagtTTTGTCAATGTGCTAAATTATTAGCTTCATAAGACTGTCTCATTTTAAACCTTTGAGATTTTGAATGAGGCAAACATGTCCACAATTGTCCAGATTTAGCATTgacagttttatttgaattttatagtaaaaaaaaatatactgggtgttatggaagtccacataataaaatcaccagtagaactctttaaaataaacgctttttacatattgatctttttttaattattttttttttttacatttgtgTAACCTCTAATTTGACACTTCCCTCATGGGATAATCATGATTTGAAATGAAAGAGCGAGTGAAAAGCTTTTTTGCGATAAAAacttaaaagtttttttttcgtttttcattTGAGTATTTAattgagtaatttttttttcgtaattcGTTATCTCTGGATATCAATGAGCGGGTATGAATTTTAGcgttcaaattatatttaactCTGTTTTGGagaatttgcggaaaaaaatataaataaaaaaaatgttcattttaacgagtcctattggtgattaaatttattacgtggactttcataacacccggtatacaTAAATGATAAGTCTGGAACAAGTTGTGTGCAAGGCTTCCAtcaagtattttaattttttagttataAGCAGCGGAAGTTTAATTTATTCCGTGAAGAATGTGAAGGTTTTGCTAAACTGCAAACTGAACTGAACCAAGAATTCAGTGAAAACATCAGTCATGAAAATGTGCTAGATATTGTTCAATCACTTATTGgttgttttaatttagatCCAAACAGAGTTTTGGATATAATTCTTGAaagttttgaaaacaaaccAAAAGATGCCAAGTTATTTGTTCCTCTAATATGTTCGTATATGAAAGATCCAAAAATCGTGAGTGAAGTTTTAGCTTCAAAATTTACATtcttgagaaatagtgaaactAGTGTACCTCGATCTTTGTACATATTGACGGCACAGTTGCTGCAGCATAGTATCATATCACTAGATGATATCTATCTATGGGTAAATATTGTAATATCAATTGAAGAACCAGTTGTAATGTAGTTTTTAGTTAACGCCTGAAGATAAAGTAATGTACAAAGAGTGTGAAAAAGCTATGAGAGATGCAAAAGAGTATGTTCgtaaattacaaataatatCCATCAATAATAAAGAAAAGGAAGAAGCACCTGAAGAACCAGAAAATTTAACTGAGAAGtacaattcaaatcaaaaattaGGACTGTGTGAAGCTTTGTTGTTGATAGGCGATtgggaaaacgcaaaaaatttaattaccaGATTACCTGAACACTATGCATTATCATTCCAACCAATTGCATTAGCTCtttgtaatttattacattatatAATCGAACCTGTGTATAGAGAGTAAGTTGCAACGATTTTACAAGTACGATttctattaaataatttatagaTTTTGTAAACTGGGACCAAAAATCAAAGGCAAACCTATTCCACGTCACGAAAATCCGCTTAGTCCTAAACAGGCAACAACGTTTTTAGAACTTCGGGACTACGCGATACCAATGTTAACAACTCTAGGGGCTTCACTACGTTTTGATCCTGTTTTAATGTATAAAGTAATAAGAATAGCTAAAGCGGCGTTAACTTCATACGGGATTGAGTCTTCAAAGTCCCCTTGCCCCAACGGCGACACCATATATTACGACATTTTAACTCTATTGGACTCGACAATTTTATCGTCTTTGTCATATATGGATTGTAACTGTTGCATAGCGGAAGAAGTGTGGACCGTTCTAAAACTTTATCCATATCAAAATCGATATTGTCTCTATAGCAGGTGGAAAAATGAGACTTACTCCCTCTATCCTGATTTGTTACGAAAGAGGGGAGATTCAgaaaagcaaataaaaaacataatgAAGCGTGTCAGTAAAGAGAACATCAAGCCAGTGGGAAGATTGATTGGAAAGCTCACACATTGTTCGCCTGGATTTTTGTTTGATTATATTTTGTTGCAAATTCAAGTTTACAGTAACTTAATACATCCTGTCGttgattctttaaaatatctaacGAGTTTATCATACGACGTTTTGGGATTTTGTCTAGTTGAATGTTTAGCAAATGCCGACAAAAAACGAGTAAAACACGACAGCACGTCGATCTCGAGTTGGTTGCAAAGTCTTTCTAGTTTTTGTGGGgcagtttataaaaaatacatcatAGAACTGACGGGGCTGTTGCAATACGTCGCCAATCAATTAAAAGCGCAGAAAAGGTAAACGAAACaataaagaaagaaaaacaatttctacCTGTCGATTTTAGTTTGGACTTGTTGATTTTGAAGGAAGTAGTTCAGAAAATGGCGGGAGTTGAAGCTGCTGAAGACTTGACCATGGAGCAAGTTAATGCGATGGCTGGAGGTGAACTTTTGAAAGCTGAGGTAATAGCAACAATCACTTAAATGTTTTGTTCTACTCGATTTTGTGCAGGCCGGTTATTTGAGTCAAGTCCGTAACACGAAGAAGTCGTCATTGCGGCTGAAAGAAGCAATGTCCGATCATAATCTAGCTGTCGCATTGTGTTTGTTAATGGCGCAACAGAACTACTGTGTTGTTTATAGGGAGActcaaaaaaatcatttgaaattagttGGTAAATTGGCCGACCAGTGCCAGGATACATTAGTGCAATTTGGAACGTTCCTGGGATCGTCACTTTCTGTTGATGAATACGTTAATAAGCTTCCGACAATACAGAGTATGCTCTTGGACTATCACATCCCAAACGAGGTGGCGTTCTTTTTGGCGCGACCGATGTTTAATCACGCCATAAATGTAAGTATCCATTAAATACTTAAGGCGGCAAAATAAATTCTGCTACAAAAATGTAGTTAAGAGTGTTACAGCGACAACTGCCAGCTTACCAATTagtatttgaaattattatagtTATAAAATGTTATGTCTGTAAACTCAGACAGTTAGTTACGCATTATTAACAACCAATCGAcctaaaaagaaattaatatgaaaatgaaattgaaagCAAAAAGTGAATAAGTACATAACGCACCATTATTCctattctaaaaataaaccaAATCTTGCACCATAAAAAGTCAAGCCTAACAATAGTgttgtaaaagaaaaataattcgaCTCGCTTTATATTGATTGatctgtaaaatttaaatgagtgCTCACGCGTTTCTTCCCTCTGTTTTTTGTAGATAAAATATGACCAATTGCGTAAATCTGATCCCAATTACAAAAAACTTTCCACAAACgtaaaaaatcagaaatacTTCGAAGCAGTGAACGAAGTGATGGAACCCATtcataaatcaataattcCCCTTCATCCCGTAAAAATCTGGGAGGACATTTCGCCCCAAT of Tenebrio molitor chromosome 6, icTenMoli1.1, whole genome shotgun sequence contains these proteins:
- the tho2 gene encoding THO complex subunit 2 isoform X4, with protein sequence MKMAGVVSNDVWKNWDKTGKNEFVKLCIQLLKDETKSPVFDKSGKVSSIITNINALIDKGLKGQLKVEAVVSTLQELVTLHPDIPSIILDVLSITDASCIPDNSNEDSKERSNLCYIIKECEKLLSDQLLKERLEIDSLQEVGILKNKTFYSKFIKVKTKLYYKQRKFNLFREECEGFAKLQTELNQEFSENISHENVLDIVQSLIGCFNLDPNRVLDIILESFENKPKDAKLFVPLICSYMKDPKIVSEVLASKFTFLRNSETSVPRSLYILTAQLLQHSIISLDDIYLWLTPEDKVMYKECEKAMRDAKEYVRKLQIISINNKEKEEAPEEPENLTEKYNSNQKLGLCEALLLIGDWENAKNLITRLPEHYALSFQPIALALCNLLHYIIEPVYREFCKLGPKIKGKPIPRHENPLSPKQATTFLELRDYAIPMLTTLGASLRFDPVLMYKVIRIAKAALTSYGIESSKSPCPNGDTIYYDILTLLDSTILSSLSYMDCNCCIAEEVWTVLKLYPYQNRYCLYSRWKNETYSLYPDLLRKRGDSEKQIKNIMKRVSKENIKPVGRLIGKLTHCSPGFLFDYILLQIQVYSNLIHPVVDSLKYLTSLSYDVLGFCLVECLANADKKRVKHDSTSISSWLQSLSSFCGAVYKKYIIELTGLLQYVANQLKAQKSLDLLILKEVVQKMAGVEAAEDLTMEQVNAMAGGELLKAEAGYLSQVRNTKKSSLRLKEAMSDHNLAVALCLLMAQQNYCVVYRETQKNHLKLVGKLADQCQDTLVQFGTFLGSSLSVDEYVNKLPTIQSMLLDYHIPNEVAFFLARPMFNHAINIKYDQLRKSDPNYKKLSTNVKNQKYFEAVNEVMEPIHKSIIPLHPVKIWEDISPQFLTTFWSLTMYDLYVPDETYQQVITKTRQQSLATMESSNNNKGKKEQERYVTLVEKLQDEKKKQHEHVEKVMYRLRQEKDSWFLSRSAKSAKNETITRFLQLCLFPRCTFTSIDAVYCAKFVHVIHMLKTPNFSTLLCYDRLFCDVTYSITSCSENEAMRYGRFLYAMLETVMRWHKSKELFDRECANYPGFVTKYRLNNQHADNLDNVGYENYRHVCHKWHYKLAKAMVTCLDSKDYVQIRNSLIILIKIIPFFPVLQKVGQFIEKRIEKVRDEEKNNRQDLFTLSSSYLGLLKQRIMSGHMVKESDFHILVEKEKVMKSHESKNESNSNKHNGEVKDSIKEKVDKKIKVEDLKVVSRTSQGSQGSGDYNTWERVYKEEPREKHRREEKRDDFEKEREREKRRERKEEKLAKQEERQYRDERYTEISPKDEMRYSSDRQVDRYYDERGGGHYYREVRDEREIGLTGSNNGSSSMGRHSQEPETDRDVKRRKMDSSSLKSSKHEERKLQQQLDYMLEKTDKKERSGKAKEKREKLSDEEKELRKERKLGRKRDRTEEALQVEMKRRREEEKAAKLSHQNGEIMEPVHQREKHHRSRDLSPYPRERSHDDRMELREKHRRSAENKRR
- the tho2 gene encoding THO complex subunit 2 isoform X1, encoding MKMAGVVSNDVWKNWDKTGKNEFVKLCIQLLKDETKSPVFDKSGKVSSIITNINALIDKGLKGQLKVEAVVSTLQELVTLHPDIPSIILDVLSITDASCIPDNSNEDSKERSNLCYIIKECEKLLSDQLLKERLEIDSLQEVGILKNKTFYSKFIKVKTKLYYKQRKFNLFREECEGFAKLQTELNQEFSENISHENVLDIVQSLIGCFNLDPNRVLDIILESFENKPKDAKLFVPLICSYMKDPKIVSEVLASKFTFLRNSETSVPRSLYILTAQLLQHSIISLDDIYLWLTPEDKVMYKECEKAMRDAKEYVRKLQIISINNKEKEEAPEEPENLTEKYNSNQKLGLCEALLLIGDWENAKNLITRLPEHYALSFQPIALALCNLLHYIIEPVYREFCKLGPKIKGKPIPRHENPLSPKQATTFLELRDYAIPMLTTLGASLRFDPVLMYKVIRIAKAALTSYGIESSKSPCPNGDTIYYDILTLLDSTILSSLSYMDCNCCIAEEVWTVLKLYPYQNRYCLYSRWKNETYSLYPDLLRKRGDSEKQIKNIMKRVSKENIKPVGRLIGKLTHCSPGFLFDYILLQIQVYSNLIHPVVDSLKYLTSLSYDVLGFCLVECLANADKKRVKHDSTSISSWLQSLSSFCGAVYKKYIIELTGLLQYVANQLKAQKSLDLLILKEVVQKMAGVEAAEDLTMEQVNAMAGGELLKAEAGYLSQVRNTKKSSLRLKEAMSDHNLAVALCLLMAQQNYCVVYRETQKNHLKLVGKLADQCQDTLVQFGTFLGSSLSVDEYVNKLPTIQSMLLDYHIPNEVAFFLARPMFNHAINIKYDQLRKSDPNYKKLSTNVKNQKYFEAVNEVMEPIHKSIIPLHPVKIWEDISPQFLTTFWSLTMYDLYVPDETYQQVITKTRQQSLATMESSNNNKGKKEQERYVTLVEKLQDEKKKQHEHVEKVMYRLRQEKDSWFLSRSAKSAKNETITRFLQLCLFPRCTFTSIDAVYCAKFVHVIHMLKTPNFSTLLCYDRLFCDVTYSITSCSENEAMRYGRFLYAMLETVMRWHKSKELFDRECANYPGFVTKYRLNNQHADNLDNVGYENYRHVCHKWHYKLAKAMVTCLDSKDYVQIRNSLIILIKIIPFFPVLQKVGQFIEKRIEKVRDEEKNNRQDLFTLSSSYLGLLKQRIMSGHMVKESDFHILVEKEKVMKSHESKNESNSNKHNGEVKEDSIKEKVDKKIKVEDLKVVSRTSQGSQGSGDYNTWERVYKEEPREKHRREEKRDDFEKEREREKRRERKEEKLAKQEERQYRDERYTEISPKDEMRYSSDRQVDRYYDERGGGHYYREVRDEREIGLTGSNNGSSSMGRHSQEPETDRDVKRRKMDSSSLKSSKHEERKLQQQLDYMLEKTDKKERSGKAKEKREKLSDEEKELRKERKLGRKRQDRTEEALQVEMKRRREEEKAAKLSHQNGEIMEPVHQREKHHRSRDLSPYPRERSHDDRMELREKHRRSAENKRR
- the tho2 gene encoding THO complex subunit 2 isoform X2; translation: MKMAGVVSNDVWKNWDKTGKNEFVKLCIQLLKDETKSPVFDKSGKVSSIITNINALIDKGLKGQLKVEAVVSTLQELVTLHPDIPSIILDVLSITDASCIPDNSNEDSKERSNLCYIIKECEKLLSDQLLKERLEIDSLQEVGILKNKTFYSKFIKVKTKLYYKQRKFNLFREECEGFAKLQTELNQEFSENISHENVLDIVQSLIGCFNLDPNRVLDIILESFENKPKDAKLFVPLICSYMKDPKIVSEVLASKFTFLRNSETSVPRSLYILTAQLLQHSIISLDDIYLWLTPEDKVMYKECEKAMRDAKEYVRKLQIISINNKEKEEAPEEPENLTEKYNSNQKLGLCEALLLIGDWENAKNLITRLPEHYALSFQPIALALCNLLHYIIEPVYREFCKLGPKIKGKPIPRHENPLSPKQATTFLELRDYAIPMLTTLGASLRFDPVLMYKVIRIAKAALTSYGIESSKSPCPNGDTIYYDILTLLDSTILSSLSYMDCNCCIAEEVWTVLKLYPYQNRYCLYSRWKNETYSLYPDLLRKRGDSEKQIKNIMKRVSKENIKPVGRLIGKLTHCSPGFLFDYILLQIQVYSNLIHPVVDSLKYLTSLSYDVLGFCLVECLANADKKRVKHDSTSISSWLQSLSSFCGAVYKKYIIELTGLLQYVANQLKAQKSLDLLILKEVVQKMAGVEAAEDLTMEQVNAMAGGELLKAEAGYLSQVRNTKKSSLRLKEAMSDHNLAVALCLLMAQQNYCVVYRETQKNHLKLVGKLADQCQDTLVQFGTFLGSSLSVDEYVNKLPTIQSMLLDYHIPNEVAFFLARPMFNHAINIKYDQLRKSDPNYKKLSTNVKNQKYFEAVNEVMEPIHKSIIPLHPVKIWEDISPQFLTTFWSLTMYDLYVPDETYQQVITKTRQQSLATMESSNNNKGKKEQERYVTLVEKLQDEKKKQHEHVEKVMYRLRQEKDSWFLSRSAKSAKNETITRFLQLCLFPRCTFTSIDAVYCAKFVHVIHMLKTPNFSTLLCYDRLFCDVTYSITSCSENEAMRYGRFLYAMLETVMRWHKSKELFDRECANYPGFVTKYRLNNQHADNLDNVGYENYRHVCHKWHYKLAKAMVTCLDSKDYVQIRNSLIILIKIIPFFPVLQKVGQFIEKRIEKVRDEEKNNRQDLFTLSSSYLGLLKQRIMSGHMVKESDFHILVEKEKVMKSHESKNESNSNKHNGEVKEDSIKEKVDKKIKVEDLKVVSRTSQGSQGSGDYNTWERVYKEEPREKHRREEKRDDFEKEREREKRRERKEEKLAKQEERQYRDERYTEISPKDEMRYSSDRQVDRYYDERGGGHYYREVRDEREIGLTGSNNGSSSMGRHSQEPETDRDVKRRKMDSSSLKSSKHEERKLQQQLDYMLEKTDKKERSGKAKEKREKLSDEEKELRKERKLGRKRDRTEEALQVEMKRRREEEKAAKLSHQNGEIMEPVHQREKHHRSRDLSPYPRERSHDDRMELREKHRRSAENKRR
- the tho2 gene encoding THO complex subunit 2 isoform X3, which encodes MKMAGVVSNDVWKNWDKTGKNEFVKLCIQLLKDETKSPVFDKSGKVSSIITNINALIDKGLKGQLKVEAVVSTLQELVTLHPDIPSIILDVLSITDASCIPDNSNEDSKERSNLCYIIKECEKLLSDQLLKERLEIDSLQEVGILKNKTFYSKFIKVKTKLYYKQRKFNLFREECEGFAKLQTELNQEFSENISHENVLDIVQSLIGCFNLDPNRVLDIILESFENKPKDAKLFVPLICSYMKDPKIVSEVLASKFTFLRNSETSVPRSLYILTAQLLQHSIISLDDIYLWLTPEDKVMYKECEKAMRDAKEYVRKLQIISINNKEKEEAPEEPENLTEKYNSNQKLGLCEALLLIGDWENAKNLITRLPEHYALSFQPIALALCNLLHYIIEPVYREFCKLGPKIKGKPIPRHENPLSPKQATTFLELRDYAIPMLTTLGASLRFDPVLMYKVIRIAKAALTSYGIESSKSPCPNGDTIYYDILTLLDSTILSSLSYMDCNCCIAEEVWTVLKLYPYQNRYCLYSRWKNETYSLYPDLLRKRGDSEKQIKNIMKRVSKENIKPVGRLIGKLTHCSPGFLFDYILLQIQVYSNLIHPVVDSLKYLTSLSYDVLGFCLVECLANADKKRVKHDSTSISSWLQSLSSFCGAVYKKYIIELTGLLQYVANQLKAQKSLDLLILKEVVQKMAGVEAAEDLTMEQVNAMAGGELLKAEAGYLSQVRNTKKSSLRLKEAMSDHNLAVALCLLMAQQNYCVVYRETQKNHLKLVGKLADQCQDTLVQFGTFLGSSLSVDEYVNKLPTIQSMLLDYHIPNEVAFFLARPMFNHAINIKYDQLRKSDPNYKKLSTNVKNQKYFEAVNEVMEPIHKSIIPLHPVKIWEDISPQFLTTFWSLTMYDLYVPDETYQQVITKTRQQSLATMESSNNNKGKKEQERYVTLVEKLQDEKKKQHEHVEKVMYRLRQEKDSWFLSRSAKSAKNETITRFLQLCLFPRCTFTSIDAVYCAKFVHVIHMLKTPNFSTLLCYDRLFCDVTYSITSCSENEAMRYGRFLYAMLETVMRWHKSKELFDRECANYPGFVTKYRLNNQHADNLDNVGYENYRHVCHKWHYKLAKAMVTCLDSKDYVQIRNSLIILIKIIPFFPVLQKVGQFIEKRIEKVRDEEKNNRQDLFTLSSSYLGLLKQRIMSGHMVKESDFHILVEKEKVMKSHESKNESNSNKHNGEVKDSIKEKVDKKIKVEDLKVVSRTSQGSQGSGDYNTWERVYKEEPREKHRREEKRDDFEKEREREKRRERKEEKLAKQEERQYRDERYTEISPKDEMRYSSDRQVDRYYDERGGGHYYREVRDEREIGLTGSNNGSSSMGRHSQEPETDRDVKRRKMDSSSLKSSKHEERKLQQQLDYMLEKTDKKERSGKAKEKREKLSDEEKELRKERKLGRKRQDRTEEALQVEMKRRREEEKAAKLSHQNGEIMEPVHQREKHHRSRDLSPYPRERSHDDRMELREKHRRSAENKRR